A region from the Drosophila takahashii strain IR98-3 E-12201 chromosome 2L, DtakHiC1v2, whole genome shotgun sequence genome encodes:
- the alpha4GT1 gene encoding lactosylceramide 4-alpha-galactosyltransferase: MLLRLPILAARFLHNGRLRLLFGLLILVLIGGLLYIYTRENEFYPCFMEGQGMATQQSPAEDGDTSFLEDVLLAEPKPTPGRSIFFHETSCKLSQNTQHETLKVTARQACAIESAALHNPNFQVFVLFAGPTARISAGGRNSSQPQSLVEAILSYSNVHLRRLNLGSYAAGTPMEEWLKDGRLSTSQYLFSHISDFLRYLTLYRYGGLYLDMDVVVLRNMEKVPPNYTGAESNTHLAAGVMSLAATGFGHEIAASCLRDFQHNFDGRDWGNNGPGVITRVAQQICGTKDIALMQEDPKRCMGFKVFGRGAFYAVPWKRWRDFFEPEKLEETLARCKDSYVVHVWNKHSSKQLIKQGSKSAYAKYAEQNCPRSYKAAGEYF; this comes from the exons ATGCTCCTGCGTCTGCCCATTTTGGCGGCGCGCTTTCTTCACAACGGAAGACTGCGCCTCCTCTTCGGCCTCCTCATCCTGGTGCTCATCGGTGGGCTTCTGTACATCTACACCAGGGAAAATGAGTTCTACCCGTGCTTCATGGAAGGCCAGGGAATGGCAACTCAGCAGTCGCCGGCCGAGGACGGGGATACGAGTTTCCTAGAGGACGTGCTGCTGGCGGAGCCCAAACCCACGCCCGGCAGGAGCATCTTCTTTCACGAGACCAGCTGCAAGCTGTCCCAAAACACCCAGCACGAGACGCTGAAGGTGACCGCCCGCCAGGCCTGCGCAATCGAATCGGCGGCATTGCATAATCCGAATTTCCAAGTGTTCGTCCTGTTCGCCGGCCCCACCGCTCGAATCTCCGCCGGCGGACGCAACAGCAGCCAACCGCAGAGCTTGGTGGAGGCCATCCTGAGCTACAGCAATGTGCATTTGCGGCGACTGAATCTCGGGAGCTACGCCGCCGGCACGCCCATGGAGGAGTGGCTCAAAGACGGCCGCTTGTCCACTTCGCA GTACTTGTTCTCGCACATTTCGGATTTCCTGCGCTACCTCACCCTCTATCGCTACGGCGGTCTCTACCTGGACATGGATGTGGTGGTGCTGCGCAACATGGAGAAGGTGCCGCCCAATTACACAGGTGCCGAGTCCAATACCCACTTGGCCGCCGGCGTGATGAGCCTGGCAGCCACTGGCTTTGGCCACGAGATTGCCGCCTCCTGTCTGCGCGACTTCCAGCACAACTTTGACGGCCGCGATTGGGGCAACAATGGGCCAGGAGTGATAACACGAGTGGCGCAGCAGATATGTGGCACCAAGGACATTGCTCTGATGCAGGAGGATCCCAAACGGTGCATGGGATTCAAGGTATTCGGGCGTGGCGCCTTTTACGCAGTGCCCTGGAAACGGTGGCGTGATTTCTTTGAGCCCGAAAAGCTGGAGGAGACATTGGCCCGCTGCAAGGACTCGTATGTCGTGCACGTGTGGAACAAGCACTCCAGCAAGCAGCTAATCAAACAAGGTTCAAAGAGCGCCTACGCCAAGTATGCCGAACAAAATTGTCCGAGATCCTATAAGGCAGCTGGGGAATATTTCTAG